In Flavobacterium gelatinilyticum, a genomic segment contains:
- a CDS encoding efflux RND transporter periplasmic adaptor subunit produces the protein MKKIIITIVIIAAAFFGISYILNKNKAENEGKTAIVAEKNAAVSVKVATVKTEDVNLGFAANGNFVPIQELTYSAEKSGKVISVLVKEGDYVRVGQTLLTMRGDVINVNAQQAQAAYQNAKSDYTRYENAFQTGGVTRQQLDQAKLALTNAESNLKQANINVGDTKVKAPINGYINKKYIEPGSILAGMPATALFDIVNVSKLKLTVTVNESQVASLKLGNTVNITASVYPDKTFSGKITFIAAKADASLNFPVEIEITNNANNDLKAGMYGTANFGSNSQKQNLKVVPRNAFVGSVSSNEIFVVENNTAKLKKVVAGRILGDKVEIINGLNDGETVIVTGQINLQDGNTVEIIK, from the coding sequence ATGAAGAAAATAATTATAACAATCGTAATCATAGCTGCAGCTTTTTTCGGGATTAGCTATATCTTAAATAAAAACAAAGCGGAAAACGAAGGCAAAACGGCAATTGTAGCCGAAAAAAATGCTGCAGTTTCTGTAAAAGTAGCAACAGTTAAAACAGAAGATGTAAATCTTGGTTTTGCTGCAAACGGAAATTTTGTGCCAATTCAGGAATTGACGTACTCTGCCGAAAAATCAGGAAAAGTAATCAGCGTTTTAGTTAAAGAAGGTGATTATGTAAGAGTAGGACAGACATTATTAACTATGAGAGGAGATGTTATTAATGTAAATGCACAGCAAGCACAGGCTGCTTACCAAAATGCAAAATCAGATTATACAAGATACGAAAATGCATTTCAAACCGGCGGTGTGACAAGACAACAATTAGATCAGGCAAAATTAGCTTTAACAAATGCAGAATCTAATTTGAAACAAGCAAACATCAATGTTGGAGATACTAAAGTTAAAGCTCCAATTAACGGATACATCAACAAAAAATATATCGAACCGGGATCTATTTTAGCCGGAATGCCTGCAACTGCTTTATTTGATATTGTAAACGTTTCTAAATTAAAATTAACTGTTACCGTAAACGAAAGTCAGGTAGCTAGTTTAAAATTAGGAAACACAGTAAACATTACAGCAAGTGTTTATCCTGATAAAACATTCTCAGGAAAAATTACTTTTATCGCTGCAAAAGCAGATGCTTCTTTAAACTTCCCTGTTGAAATTGAAATTACAAACAATGCAAACAACGACCTGAAAGCAGGTATGTACGGAACAGCAAACTTTGGATCTAACAGCCAAAAACAAAACTTAAAAGTAGTTCCTAGAAATGCATTTGTTGGAAGTGTAAGCAGCAATGAAATCTTTGTTGTCGAAAACAATACTGCTAAGTTGAAAAAAGTAGTAGCAGGAAGAATCTTAGGAGATAAAGTTGAAATCATCAACGGTTTAAATGACGGAGAAACAGTAATTGTAACTGGTCAGATTAACTTACAAGACGGAAATACAGTAGAAATTATTAAATAA
- a CDS encoding efflux RND transporter permease subunit, with product MKLAEISIKRPSLVIVLFTILTLGGLFSYSQLGYELIPKFETNVITVSTVYPGASPSEVENTVTKKIEDAIASLENIKKIDSKSYESLSVVSITLLSTANVDISMNDAQRKINAILSDLPDDADPPSLTKFSLSDLPIMTLGANGKMDEAAFYDLIDKKIAPVLSRVQGVAQVNIIGGQEREIQVNLDAVKMQGYGLSVPQVQQTILSSNLDFPTGNIQTRNQKILIRLAGKYKNVEELRNLVVSSQNGIQVRLGDIADVQDTQKIAEKIARVDQKSAIVLQIVKQSDANAVAVSEQLIKTIKTLEQDYKSAQLKLEVAKDSTVFTLEAADSVVHDLLIAVILVAFVMLFFLHSIRNSLIVMVSIPASLIATFIGIYLLGYTLNLMSLLGLSLVVGILVDDAIVVLENIYRHMEMGKSRIRAAYDGTAEIGGTVTSITLVIVVVFLPIAMSTGLVSNIITQFCVTVIISTMFSLLASFTIIPWLSSRFGKLEHIEGKNLFGKVILGFESYLTRFTDWVSNLLNWCLDHYIKTIVVVLVMFFGSIFWLMGGGYIGGEFFASSDSGEFLVQIEMPKDASLEQTNFMTQKAEAFLKGEKYVLSQITTVGQTSEGLGAAQATAYKAEIDVKMIDQKDRTDDANVYAAKTKRKLEKVLVGAKVKTVPVGILGTAEDATLGLIVTGPNVESAMKFAKMAEAELRTIPGTTEIKLTVEDGNPEINVQVDRDKMAALGLTLQTVGLTMQTAYSGNTDGKFRAGEYEYDINIKYNEFDRKNITDVSNLIFINNAGQQIKLNQFATITEGSGPSKLERRDKTASVTVQGQNVGVPAGTIVTQWQEKLDKLQKPTGVNYIWGGDQENQSEGFGTLGIALLAAIILVYLVMVGLYDSFVHPFVVLFAIPLSFIGVLFALALTNNTLNIFTILGVIMLIGLVCKNAIMLVDYTNQRRAAGESIRRALIQANHARLRPILMTTIAMVFGMFPIALAAGAGAEWKNGLAWVIIGGLISSLFLTLIVVPVIYDIMEKIIRKFSKGEKIDYEAEMVADYEHTELSEDGFNPKHTH from the coding sequence ATGAAATTAGCCGAAATATCCATAAAACGTCCGTCGTTGGTAATTGTATTGTTTACAATTCTGACACTAGGTGGATTGTTCAGCTACAGCCAATTAGGCTACGAGCTGATCCCAAAATTCGAAACCAACGTAATTACGGTTTCAACTGTTTATCCGGGAGCTTCTCCAAGTGAGGTTGAAAATACAGTAACCAAAAAGATAGAGGATGCGATTGCGTCTCTGGAAAATATCAAGAAAATTGATTCAAAATCCTACGAGAGTCTTTCTGTAGTGTCTATTACATTACTTTCTACTGCCAATGTAGATATTTCAATGAATGATGCGCAGCGTAAAATTAATGCAATTTTGAGTGATCTTCCGGATGATGCCGATCCGCCGTCGCTGACTAAATTCTCTTTGAGTGATTTACCAATTATGACACTTGGTGCCAACGGTAAAATGGACGAAGCAGCTTTCTACGATTTGATCGATAAAAAGATTGCACCGGTTTTATCCCGTGTACAAGGGGTTGCTCAGGTAAATATTATTGGTGGTCAGGAACGTGAGATTCAGGTAAACCTTGACGCTGTTAAAATGCAGGGTTACGGACTTTCTGTTCCACAAGTACAACAAACAATTTTAAGTTCGAATCTTGATTTCCCTACAGGTAACATCCAGACTCGTAACCAAAAAATCTTAATCCGTTTAGCGGGTAAATATAAAAACGTTGAAGAATTAAGAAACCTTGTAGTTTCTTCTCAAAACGGAATCCAGGTTCGTTTAGGTGATATCGCCGATGTCCAGGATACACAAAAAATCGCGGAGAAAATTGCGCGTGTAGATCAAAAAAGTGCGATTGTACTTCAAATTGTAAAACAATCAGATGCCAATGCCGTTGCGGTAAGCGAGCAGTTGATTAAAACAATCAAAACGTTAGAGCAGGATTACAAATCGGCTCAGTTAAAATTAGAAGTAGCAAAAGACAGTACAGTCTTTACTCTTGAAGCAGCAGACTCTGTTGTACACGATTTATTAATTGCGGTTATTCTGGTAGCATTTGTAATGTTATTTTTCCTGCACAGTATTAGAAACTCGTTGATCGTAATGGTGTCTATTCCTGCATCTTTGATCGCAACCTTTATTGGTATCTATTTATTAGGTTATACACTTAACTTAATGTCTTTACTTGGTTTATCTCTTGTTGTTGGTATTCTTGTGGATGATGCGATTGTGGTACTTGAGAATATTTACCGACACATGGAGATGGGTAAAAGCCGAATCCGTGCCGCTTACGACGGAACTGCCGAAATTGGCGGTACAGTAACTTCGATTACATTGGTAATTGTGGTGGTGTTCCTGCCAATTGCAATGAGTACCGGATTGGTATCTAACATTATCACACAGTTCTGTGTTACGGTAATTATATCAACCATGTTCTCTTTATTGGCTTCGTTTACAATTATTCCTTGGTTGTCTTCACGTTTTGGAAAATTAGAGCATATTGAAGGTAAAAACCTTTTCGGAAAAGTTATCCTTGGATTCGAAAGCTACTTAACCCGTTTTACGGACTGGGTATCAAACTTACTAAACTGGTGTTTAGATCACTATATTAAAACTATTGTGGTTGTATTAGTAATGTTCTTTGGCTCGATCTTCTGGTTAATGGGAGGCGGATACATTGGAGGAGAATTCTTCGCATCATCTGATAGTGGTGAGTTCTTAGTACAAATCGAGATGCCAAAAGATGCTTCATTAGAGCAGACTAACTTTATGACGCAAAAAGCAGAAGCTTTCTTAAAAGGAGAGAAATATGTTTTAAGCCAGATTACAACAGTTGGTCAAACCAGTGAAGGTTTAGGAGCAGCTCAGGCAACGGCTTATAAAGCAGAGATTGACGTTAAAATGATCGATCAAAAAGATCGTACAGACGATGCCAACGTTTATGCTGCAAAAACAAAACGTAAACTGGAAAAAGTTCTGGTTGGTGCTAAAGTTAAGACAGTTCCGGTAGGTATCTTAGGTACTGCCGAAGATGCAACTTTAGGTTTGATCGTAACAGGTCCAAACGTAGAAAGTGCTATGAAGTTTGCTAAAATGGCCGAAGCTGAATTGCGTACAATTCCGGGAACAACTGAGATTAAATTAACAGTTGAAGATGGAAACCCTGAGATCAACGTTCAGGTAGACAGAGATAAAATGGCAGCATTAGGATTAACACTTCAAACGGTTGGTTTAACAATGCAGACAGCTTACAGTGGTAATACTGATGGTAAATTTAGAGCTGGTGAATACGAATATGATATCAACATCAAATACAACGAATTTGACAGAAAAAATATCACAGATGTCAGCAACTTGATTTTCATAAACAATGCAGGCCAGCAGATTAAATTAAACCAATTTGCTACTATTACTGAAGGTTCAGGACCAAGTAAATTAGAACGTAGAGATAAAACAGCTTCTGTAACCGTACAAGGTCAAAACGTTGGGGTTCCAGCCGGAACAATCGTTACGCAATGGCAGGAAAAACTGGATAAATTACAAAAACCAACCGGAGTAAACTATATCTGGGGTGGAGACCAGGAAAACCAGTCAGAAGGTTTTGGTACTTTAGGAATCGCATTATTGGCCGCTATTATTTTGGTTTACCTAGTAATGGTTGGATTATATGACAGTTTCGTTCACCCGTTTGTCGTATTATTTGCTATTCCGCTTTCGTTCATTGGAGTATTATTCGCTCTGGCACTTACGAACAACACATTGAATATCTTTACCATTTTAGGGGTAATCATGTTGATTGGTCTGGTGTGTAAGAATGCGATCATGCTTGTCGATTATACCAATCAGCGAAGAGCTGCCGGAGAATCGATCAGAAGAGC